The genomic window GGGCAACATCGCCTACACGCTGGCGGCGCTTGGCGAGAGTCCATATATCGTGGCGACTTCCGGAAAGGATTTTGACCGCTACGAACAATGGCTGAATCAAAACAGGCTCCCCACCGGCTGGATCAAGAGGATCCCCGATGTGCTGACGGCGGGCGCCTACATCACGACCGATCTCGACGACAATCAAATCACTGCGTTCAATCCCGGTGCGATGGCCTTCGAAGCCGATCTGCCGCCGTTGAACTCGGGGTCGTCGAACGCGGTGGTGTTCATCGGCCCCGGCAACAAGACGGACATGATGTCTTTCGCCGACAAAGCCCGGCAGGCCGGCGTGGCGTTTTTTTTCGATCCCGGCCAGAGCCTGAACATCTGGACCCGCGACGAAATCCGGCAGGCTGTTTCGGGAGCGCTGTGCTTCACGTCCAACGACTACGAGCTGTCGCTTTTTCTACAGATTGCGAAGTGGTCCCTGAACGATCTGTACGACCAGGTCGAGGTCGTGATCACCACCCGGGGGCCTGAGGGCGTCGTCCTGGATTTGAAAGGGGAAAAGACCCTCGTTCCCGCGGTTTCCGTCAAGAACGTCCTCGACCCCACGGGAGCCGGCGATGCCTTCAGGGGAGGGCTGCTCAAAGGCCATGCCCTGCGGATGCCCTGGGACGTCTGCTGTCAGATGGGGGTCGTGGCCGCATCCCATGCCGTGGAGCACTACGGTACGCAGGAGCACCTCCTCGACTGGAATGCTTTTTGTTCGAGATACGAGGAAAACTTCGGGCCGATCCTTTGTTGACGCCTCTGCCGCATGACGATGCATGACCGCGAATTAACCCGTCACTGCACCAGCAATTGCTGTCGGCGCAGGAACTTGATGCGATCGCGCAGGTGCGCCGCCCGTTCGAATTCCAGTTCCGCGGCGGCTTCTTTCATCGCCTTTTCGAGTTGGCGGATGCGTTCGTCGGGGGAGCCCGCGGGAGCACTTTCGAATTCGGCCCGGGCTTCCGATGCAAAATCCGGCGGGGCGGGGGCGTCCCGATCCCTGTAGTCGGCAAGGATGTCGGTGATGTCCTTTTCGACCGTGCGGGGCGTGATTCCGTGGGCCAGGTTGTATTCGAGCTGGATCCTGCGTCGCCTTTCGGTCTCCTCGATCGCCCTGCGCATGGAGTCGGTGACGTGGTTCGCGTAAAGAATCACGCTGCCGTTCACGTTGCGCGCCGCTCTCCCGCAGGTCTGAATGAGCGAACGTTCCGACCGGAGAAACCCTTCGTTGTCCGCATCGAGGATCGCCACCAGGGAAACCTCGGGAATGTCCAGCCCTTCCCGAAGAAGATTGATGCCGACCAGTACGTCGTATTCCCCAAGCCTGAGGT from Syntrophobacter fumaroxidans MPOB includes these protein-coding regions:
- a CDS encoding carbohydrate kinase family protein produces the protein MDIFISGSLAYDRIMDFPGHFADHILPDKIHVLNVCFNINGLVEKFGGTAGNIAYTLAALGESPYIVATSGKDFDRYEQWLNQNRLPTGWIKRIPDVLTAGAYITTDLDDNQITAFNPGAMAFEADLPPLNSGSSNAVVFIGPGNKTDMMSFADKARQAGVAFFFDPGQSLNIWTRDEIRQAVSGALCFTSNDYELSLFLQIAKWSLNDLYDQVEVVITTRGPEGVVLDLKGEKTLVPAVSVKNVLDPTGAGDAFRGGLLKGHALRMPWDVCCQMGVVAASHAVEHYGTQEHLLDWNAFCSRYEENFGPILC